A window of Candidatus Methylacidiphilales bacterium genomic DNA:
GGAAGAAGGCCTGTCCTTGCGCCGCAGGCGGCGGCGCAAGCTGCCTTCGGCCCGGTGGGTTCCCTTGGAGTCGCCCACCGCCCCCAACCAGCGCTGGTCGATGGACTTCATCCATGACCAACTCTCGGACGGCCGCCGCTTCCGCTGCTTGACCCTGGTCGATGACTTCACCCGCCAATGCCTGGCCATTGAAGTCGATACGTCACTGGGAGGATACCGTGTCGTCGATGTCCTGGAGCGGTTGGCCCTAACCCGACCTTTGCCTCAGATCATCACCACGGACAACGGTCCGGAGTTCACCGGAAAATCCATCCATCTGTGGGCCCAGACCACCGGCGTCCGTCTCCATCACATCCAACCCGGCAAACCCATGCAGAACGCCTTCATCGAAAGCTTCAACGGAACCTTCCGCGAAGACTGCCTCAACCGGCATTGGTTTGACACCATCCCCCAGGCGCAGCTCCTCATTGAACATTGGCGCAAAACCGACTACAACTCCCTTCGGCCCCAAAGCTCCATCGGACGTGTCCCGCCCGATGCCTTCGCGGCCCGCTGGAACCCAAACAACCCAAACCAAAACACCACCAACCTCTCCCTCGCCCCGGCCTAATATACGGGGGGAAGATCACAGGGGCCATGGACAATTGGTCATGAACTTATTCACGTTTTGGGGAACGCTACGCACCTTCCAGGATTTTCCGACTTTTCGACCGAGCGAACAACTAGTCAGAATTTATTTTATGATACTTCAAATGTTAATGAAGTCGGAAGCACCAAACGTTTATCCAAATATCAGACAGAGGAGATGCTGAAAAGCTCACTAGCAAAATGAATGTTCGAGTTGTCCTGGCTCTTATGGTTTGCGGACTGGTCGCTGCC
This region includes:
- a CDS encoding IS3 family transposase codes for the protein MMERFGLSQRRVCRLSGWNRSSVQFRPRPDPDRRLRERMKHWATEKTTWGCPILHDVLKAEGLVINHKRTERIYREEGLSLRRRRRRKLPSARWVPLESPTAPNQRWSMDFIHDQLSDGRRFRCLTLVDDFTRQCLAIEVDTSLGGYRVVDVLERLALTRPLPQIITTDNGPEFTGKSIHLWAQTTGVRLHHIQPGKPMQNAFIESFNGTFREDCLNRHWFDTIPQAQLLIEHWRKTDYNSLRPQSSIGRVPPDAFAARWNPNNPNQNTTNLSLAPA